Sequence from the Nitrospinaceae bacterium genome:
CAGCGAGCTGTTTTCCGAACTTCTCATTAATGTCGCAAAGACCTAGCCACTCGACACCGGGATAATCTTTTGCAAGCTCGGCCCTGATGCGCCCAATTTTACCGCAACCGATGATTGCCAGGCCCATCGGTTTTTTTTGGCTGCTTTCGTCACTCATTTCTTACTCCTCAAAAGATGTTATTAAAGTCCCATTAAATTAATGGATTTAGGCTTCAAAATCGGCAATATCAACAGGCAGACGGAGCGCCTCGCCCCGCTTGGCCGAAAGATCCATCGACATCGTCAGCATGAGATTGCGGTGTCCATCTGCCGCAGTTGCATGCGGCGTTTCAAGACCGGTGTGAACCCGTGCGAGCCAGGTGTTTGTCTCCTCTCGCATGGGACCCCAGAGCTGGCCGAAGGCCATGTCGCCGGGTGGATAGCTCGCAAGAAACTCAACCTTGCGTTTCACCTCGGGGGTATAGCCCGCCGCCTGTCCGTGGTCTCCCGCCATCACAAGATCCCGGTGGGTGTCATCAATGGTGATCACCCCATCGGTCCCTACTATTCCGATCTCAAGCGTATAGACCGAAGCGGGCCAGTTCTCGGGCAGCGCCCAGTTGATATTCATACTCCACATCGTTCCATCGTCGAAAGTAAAGATGCCGAATGTGGCGTCTGTCATTCCATAGGAGGCGCCAAGCGCATGATCTACATCGCGGGCATAGACCTCGACCGGCGTCTTCCCCTCCATGAACCACATCGAGATATCCAAACTATGGGTGCCGGATACAACCATTGGTGTCAGGCTCGCACGATTCTCCGCCTTGACCACGGTTGCAATGGGCCCAAGGCGATTCATAAACGCCCGTGTCGTCACCGAGGTAATCTGACCGAGTTGCTCTGTTCTTAGCTTTTCCTTGACTACGAGAAATTTTCGTCGAAAACGGTTCGTGTAGCCAACGACCGCATCGACACCCGCATCATCAATAGCCTTGAGCACCTGGGCGGAGTCTCTGGCATTCGTGGCCAATGGTTTTTCGATGAAAAGATCGTGGCCTCGTCCAGCCGCCTCAAAAATAGGGGCGACATGCTCGCTCTCCTGGGTCGCGATGATTGCGGCGTTCACCTCGGGGCGCGCGAGGAGTTCTTTGTAGTCGGTAGTGAAAAAATCCGCCTTCGTATCCTCGGCAAGCTTGCGGCCCAGCTGCTCGTCTATATCGCACAAGCCGAGCCACTCGACTCCCGGATAATCGCACGCGAACACGCCACGGATTCGCCCGACCTTGCCGCAGCCAACAATGGCCAGGCCTATTGGCTTGTTGCTTTCGTTCCTGCTCATAGAACCCTCATCCTTGTTAACATCCGCTCAAGTTTTAATTTCCACACGATAGGCGTCAAAAGCATAGGTGTCATGATTCTCAAGCCAGTGCAGGCCCTCAGGATTCACCCAGAAGGGCTCGCCGTCCTTGCGCTTGCCGCTCCTGGCGACGATCTCACCTTTTTCGTTGTAATAGTCCATGTTCGGGCTGGCATTGATGATAAAAACACTGGGATTTTTATGCGTGTGTTTTTTCTCAATAACATCGGGTGGAATATTTACGTGGAGCACACGCACCTTTTCGTTCTCAAAAACTACCGTATGGTTTTCGGACGCAGCGATTACAGAGTCCAGCTCCTCTGGTGTGCCAGGGATAAACGGAGGTCGCTGAGGTATGTGATCGGATGGCATCTAACGCTCCTTATTTCTTCAACTCAATCCGAATGGCTTCGAGATCGAAATCAGAGGGATTCTCAACCCAATGCACCCCTTCGGGCTCAAGCCAGAACGGAACGCCTTCCTCGGGCGGCGAGCCCAGATCAACCTGCCCTTGTCCATTGAAGTACTTAATCCTGGGTCTTTTGGTGATGGTGAAAACGCTGGGCCATTTGTGTGTATGCTTTTCCTCTATCTTGCCGGCACGAACTGTGACCCGCAAAACGCGCACCTTCTCGTTCTCAAAAATCACTTCATGATTAAGTGGTGCTGCGGCAACGGCATCGAGGTCATCAGACGTGCCAGGAACATATGGCGTCAATTGGCTGGACGGTGTATCGGACATTCATTCCCTCTAATGCTGATCAGGCAAGGATCGCCTTGGGCAACATTGCATGGACCCCTTTCACGCCATTGACTATCTGTGTGACGTGAAGGTCAACAGCAAGGCTGCACAACGTATAAGCGTCATCGCGGCTCATTGCCCGTTGCTGCCCCAAAAATGAAATCGCCTCGCGCAGAGCCGACTTCGCCGCATTGTCGATCAAAGGGTCAAAACCCATAAAAATATAATGCGAATCTGTTTCAGCCCGAGGGTGCGAGAGCTCCATGTCTTTTCGTAGATGAAGTTCCACCGTTCCCGATAAGGCACATTCGAGCGCCGAGGTGCATGACTCGCCGTCCCCCTGGCACCCATGACCGTCACCGATGGAAAACATCGCCCCTTCATTAAAAACGGGCAAATATACCGTCGCGCCCGGCCGGAGTTCTTTGTTGTCGAGATTGCCGCCCCATATACCGGGAGGTGCCGAGGCAACCTCGCCCATGGAAACGGGCGGGGCAACGCCAAAATTTCCAAAAAACGGATCGAGCGGCACTTTCACACCTGCACCCCAATCCCCAAAACCTGCCGCAACATCGATCTCCACCACCACGGCATGATGATACGGGAAATCCTCGGGAAGCCCACCGCGCAGCGGGCGAAAAATATTTACCCCCCAGTCATAGCGAGGTGCAGCTTCAACAAAACGCACTTCGAGCACATCGCCGGGCTCAGCGCCCTCGACGGCTATCGGGCCAATCAGCATATGCCCGCCGTCGCCCTTTCTGTTGTTCTCGGTAATCGCAAGAAGCTCTTTTGAGGCCCGCGAGCCAACCTTATCCATCGCACCAAGAAAACCGGATTCGGTGTGGACCCTCAGTCGGTCGCCCGAGGGGATGGTCAGAATCGGCGAGAGCGCCGCACTGTAGAAGCCCCAGTGGACGGTATCGGGCGATGCGATGAGTTCATGGGTGGTCAATTTCGTTGCCCCTATCTTGCCCAGTTAGTCGAATAGCGACTTGGGCACCATGGCGTGAATACCCTTATATCCATTTACGATTTGGGTAACGTGAAGATCCACCCCCATGCTGCATAGTGAATAGGCGTCCTCGGGGCTCATTCCCCGAAGCTCGCCCAGGAATTGGATCGTCTCGCGCAGCGCCATTTTTGCAGCATTATCCAGAATCGGGTCAAAACCACCAAGGATGTAATGCGTGGGCGTCTCTGCACGAGGCACCTTCAGGGACATGTCCTTCCTGACAATCATCTCAAAAGTGCCGTCAAGACCCATCTCGATTCCGTTGATGTTAGCCTCGCCGTCCCCCTGACAACCGTGCCCGTCTCCCACGGAGAAAAGCGCTCCCTCGTTAAAAATGGGAATGTAAATAGTCGCGCCTGCCGTGAACTCTTTGTTGTCGAAATTGCCGCCCCATTCCCCCGGAGGCGCACTCGAAACCCGGCCCATCGCCGGTGGCGGCGCAACGCCGAAGTTTCCGAAAAATGGCGCGAGCGGCACCTTGACGCCAGCGCCCCAATCGCCCGTGCCCGCTTCGGCATCAACTTCCACGATAACCGCCCGCTGATAGGGAAAATCCTCGGGAAGCCCTCCCCCCAGAGGTCGGAAACCATTGTAGCCCCAGTCGTAGCGTGGCTGGATGTCTTTGATGCGAATTTCGAGAACATCGCCGGGGCTGGCTCCCTCTATGGCCACTGGGCCCGCCATGATATGGGCGCCCTCACCCTTTTTCACAGTGGCGAGTATATTGCGGAGCTCTTTCGAGGCCCGATCGCCGAGTTCATCGAGTTTATCTGCGCGACCAGATTCAGTGTGGACAATAAGCGTGTCGCCCGATGCGATGGTCATGACGGGTGGCGCTGAGGCGTCGTAATAGCCCCAAAGTACTGTTTCGGAAGTGGCGGTTAATTCGTGCGTGGCCATTTAGGAGGCTCCCTTTTTATGAAAAACGACAAAACCGTGTAAATAATCGAGCTTCGCAAAACGCCCATTACAGACGTGGAAATTCTAACTGTACAGGGAGCAGCAACCCTCACCGGGTCTAAAAGGACTCTACCACCCACACCCTGGGAGGTCAAAAAAAGGCAGGCCGTCCGGTGCGGGCCTCCCGGTGCGGGACGCCAGAGCCGGTGATATGCTACAAGCCCATAGACCAGTCGAAGTGAGGACAGCCCGAATGGCGCAGCATGTTGTCAAACCAATTCTATCCGCCGCAATATTTCTCCTCCTCGGAGGCGTGCTTGCCGGTTGCGCGGAATACGGCTTTGACACCGGAGCAAGCCCAGCGGCAGCAAAAAGTCTGATCAAATCCATCACAAAAGAATTCGATCTCATGGTGCACGATTTTGATGCACTTGACGGCAAGGGGAATGTAGAACTCTGCACCCCAGTGCGATTTGCCGTCACCAGGTTTGCCGTCTACCAGGCGCTTGAGGAGCGCAGAAAAGCCGGGATGGAGCAGATGACCCGATTCATTACACGCGCTCGCCGCGAACTCACCTCGGCAGAGGCAAAACTCATAGCCAGGGAATGCGTGGACACTGACGGCGACGGTTTGCCTGATATCGAGGAAGTGCGTCGATACGGCACAAATCCGAACAAGGGAGATACCGACGCCGACGGCCTCTCTGACGGTCGAGAAGTCCGCCGCCACCGCACGAATCCCCTGAAATTCGATTCCGACGGAGATTTATTGGGCGACGGCGAGGAGGTCAATTACCACAAGCTAAGCCCCAGGCATCCCGATAGTGACCAAGACGGATACTCGGATGGCATCGAAGTTAAAGGCGGCTTCGACCCGAGAAACCACTGCTCACATCCCGCCAAAGGCCCCCGGCTCGCCGGCTCTTGGAAAAAATGCAGGCCCGGTTTCGCGAAATCACAAGCTCGCAGCCCACGCCCCTCAAAAGCCCCAAAACAGAAGCCAGCGGCGCGAAGAACCTATCGGCGAGAGTCCGCGAAACCTTCCATAAACGACTCCATCATGCACGGCCCTTTGAATCCCTGACCACCCTTCAACTTCTTCTGGCTACTCGTCCGTCACACAACCCTCAGAGGCCGAGGAAACGCACCGCGCATACTTGAACAGTGTGCCCCGTTTCGCACGAAGCGGCGGCGCCGTCCATTTAGCGCGTCTTGCCTCGATCTCATCGTCAGGCAGCGCCACGCTCAGCGTCCGGCTCGGGGCATCGATAGTAATCTGATCGCCATTCCCAAGGAGAGCGAGCACGCCGCCCAACTGCGCCTCGGGGGTAACGTGTCCGACAACAAAGCCGTGCGTTCCGCCCGAGAACCGCCCATCCGTGATAAGAGCAACATCGTTGCCGAGCCCGGCACCCATGATGGCCGATGAGACGGTTAACATTTCACGCATTCCGGGCCCACCCTTGGGGCCTTCATAGCGGATAACAATAACATCGCCCTTTTGAATTTCCTTGTTCTCAAGTCCCTTGAGCGTGTCTTCCTCTGAATCGTAGACCCGTGCAGGCCCCTCGAAACGCTCGCCTTCTTTTCCCGTAATCTTCGCAACGGCCCCTCCGGGCGAGAGGTTGCCGTAGAGAATCTGAAGATGACCAGATTTTTTGAGCGGGCTCGAAACCGGAGAAATGATCTTCTGCCCATCCGAGAGACCCGGCAAGGATTCAAGATTTTCAGCCAGTGTCTTTCCCGTAACCGTTAAGCAACTACCGTCCAAAAAACCCTCTTCGAGCAGGAATTTCTGCACCGCCGGCACGCCGCCGATATCGTGCAGATCCTCCATCACGTATTTTCCACTCGGCTTGAGGTCGGCGAGATAGGGCGTCTGGTCGCTGATGCGCTGAAAATCGTCGATATCGAGATCAACATAGACGGTCTTGGCAATAGCAATCAGATGCATAACGGCGTTGGTCGAGCCTCCGAGCGCCATGATGATCGTTATCGCGTTCTCGAACGCCGCTTTCGTCATGATGTCGCTGGGCTTGATGTCGTTTAAAAGGAGATTGTAAATCGCCTCGCCCACGTTCAGACATTCTTTACGCTTCGCCTCGCTCATGGCCGGGTTCGAGGAGCTATAAGGAAGGCTCATCCCCAAGGTTTCAATGGACGACGACATAGTATTCGCTGTGTACATACCACCACAGGCGCCACCACTCGGGCAGGCGTGGCGAATGATTTCCTTAAAGCGCTCCTCTTCCATCTTTCCGCTGAACAACTCGCCGTAAGCCTGAAAGGCGGAGACAACATCTAGCTTCTCACCATCTAAATTACCCGGGGCAATCGTTCCGCCATAGACCATGAGGCTAGGCCGATTGAGCCTTCCCATGGCGATGAGAGAGCCTGGCATATTCTTGTCGCATCCCGGCAGCGTCACAAGAGCGTCATACCACTGGGCGCTCACAACGGTTTCAATAGAGTCCGCGATAATCTCCCTAGATTGCATGGAGTACTTCATGCCCTCGGTACCCATTGAGATGCCGTCACTCACACCAATTGTGTTGAAGATAAGGCCGACCATCTTTTTGCCATCGTTGACACTCTGCTTAACGAGTTCTGCCAGTTTGTTGAGATGGAAATTGCATGAATTCCCCTCCCACCACATGCTGGCGATCCCGACCTGGGGATTGTCCATGTCCTTCTCATCGAGCCCGGCTCCGTAGAGCATGGCCTGGGACGCCGCCTGCGAGGCTGGCTGCGTTATCCGTTTGCTAAAACGATTCAACCCCTCTTTACTCTCCGCCATTTGGTTCATCTCCCAACTAATAAAATATAGATATAACGATGCGGCATTTAGCCGCGCCTGTTGATGAATTCTTTGAATCTTTCGGCAAGTCTAGCCTCGCGCCAATTGAATCCGGTCGCATCGATCACCTTTTCCATCTCCTCGCTCGACCAATTATTCTCCTCTGCGAGGTACGCTAGCGAGCAAACCCCGGCTCGCCCAGTGGCCGCTCAGTGAACATACGTTGGGCCATCGGTCTCCGCGCCTTTGAGCGCCTCGTTCACCGCAGCCATTGACTCATCGCTAAACTCGGCGGCATTTACGGGTACGCTGAGATAAGTCATGCCCAGGGCTTCGGCCTCAGCCTTGGCGCGCTCGGGGGTAAGCTCCCCCTGGTCCTCGCTGGGAAATCGCGTATTGATAATCGTCTTCACACCCTTGGCGGCAAGTTCCTTAAGATCCTCGCTCGTTGGCTGTGAGCCGAAGGAAATCTTGTCGGATGCTGAGAATTGTTCCATGACCACTCCTAGAAAAAAGGACATGCCAGTCGTTTCCAAACCAGGAAACTTCGGCTATCCGCGTTGAATGATTTCCCGGTATCGAACGAGCCGGCGAGAACGCTTATCGTCCCCATCACGGTGATAAATCCCAATCAAATTGTTAAGCATGCGCTCGACAATTCTGAGATCGGGCGTCTCCTTGAGAAAACGCATGTCAAAATGATAACCCATCCCACGAACAATATCGGCGCACTCAAGCGGAGAAATCACTTTGCCCCCGTCAAAAGGATCGATATAGATGGGCGATTCAGACGCATCGTATTTGAGAATGAAATGACCGGGCATGCCGATGCCCCGAAAGGGAAGTTCGAGTCGCCTTCCAATCAGAATATAAACGGCCGCCAGCGTTATAGGCATCCCCTCCCGGCGGGCGAGCACTCGATTGAGGTAGCAATTTTCTGGATTATAGTATTCTCTTTGACCTCCCTTGAAGCCCAATTCCTCATGCAGATAGTAGGTGGTATGGCGCACAATCTCGTCCGGCTCGCTCACGCCTTTAAGGCGATAGTCGAGCTCTTCGGCCAGTTGGTCTAGCTCTGAGAGGCACCGGGAAGAGTCATCGAGCGGATAGCCGAACGAGGCCAAGAGGAGCATCCCGTCCTCCAACTGCCCCCCCCTCCGTGGCGGCAACCGCCCATTCAGAAAAACGTCGTTCAAGACAAGTATGGTGATATTCCAAAAGTGAGGGTGGAACTAGTACCTTGCGGCCCTCATTTATCGCAAGACGGTCGAAAAGGCGAGCCAGGATATCGTCGTCCATCGAGGAAATTTGCCTGTCGAGCGCCTCGATGGTGGCCGGTTGATCTTCTTCTAGAAGCGCGCAAAGCGCTTCGAGTTGAGAATCGCTCAAATCCACTGCCTGCTCCCTCTAGCTGCAAAAGAAAAGATAAGCAAAAAATAGCACAACCTGCCTATGTTATTACCCCTGCTCGATTTGCTCAATCCCTTCAAGTGCCAGGGCAACCTCCGCCGCCTTAAAACCACTTCGTACCGCACCCTCACAAGTCGCCGGAAAACCAGTGGCCGTCCAATCCCCGGCCAGAATGAGACCTTTGACGGGCGTTTGAGCCTCTGGGCGAAAGGGCTGCTCATCCACCCCGTTCGCCCATGTCGCGGCCCTCTCCCGGACAATAAGAACACGCCGGACAGCGGTGCCCGGAAAAATCCGAGAGGCCGTCTCTCGCGCTGTGGTCTCCAGCCTGCCTCTTGGGCCAGCAGCAATAGAATCCACGCCACCCGTGAGAAGTGCAACTGGTGCCCCCGGGCCGCGCCCGTTTCCTCTGGGCCGAAAAAGCCACTCCCATGGTTCCCCAAGAAGGGCCTCATATCTCGGACCAGGTTCATCGCTATCCAGCCATATATAGGCGCTCGCAATTGGCCCGGGCTGCATCCGACTCAAATCACGCCAGGGAGATTGCCCTAAAAGCTCAGGCGGGAGCATCGCAATCAGCGCGGGTGGCGGTACCGCGCTGATCACCCTTGCAGCAGAGATAAATTCGCCGCCGGGCAGAACCACACCATTCACCGAGCCACCCTCAACCGCTATCCGGCTCACCGGGGCGGACATCCTCACCTCGCCCCCTTTATTGCGAATCGCATTAAGGGCGCGCGCTCCCCAGAATGGGTGCATCGCTATCGATGGGGCCCCAAGCGTTGCGCCCGAGGGACCCTGGCTAAATGACTCGGCCACTACCCGCCGAAAAAGCTCGCCACTACCCTCGCTCATCGGCATATTGAGGACCGCTCGCACAAACGGCTCCCAGAACCATTTTCTCTCGGCGCTCCCCTGCCCGAGTCTAGTGAGCATCGTCTCCACCGACTCGACACTCGCACCCGAATTCTCTCGGATAAGCCGAAAAAGACCTTTCAGGATGGATACACGCTCTTTGGCCGATGGCCCTCGCCAGCGCATCAGAGCCCACAGTGCGCCCAACGATCTTCCCCACTCAGGGAAACATAGGCGCTCAAGTCGCACATCTCTCTTGGCCACATCGCCAACCATCCGGTAAACGAGATCGAGTGAGGATTCAAAATGCAGATCCGGTGTGGCGCCGATGCGGTCGAGAAAACACAGGAGCGCGGGATTAGACTTCATAAACAGGTGGGGACCCCAGTCGAGATCAAGTCCCGAGCGGCGATCGAGAAAACTTCTTGCACGCCCCCCGGGCGAGCGCCCAGCCTCGAACAGACAGACGCGCCCCCCCCCCTCGGCTAGCGACAGGGCAGCCGACGCACCAGCGAAACCGGCTCCGATGACAACCGTACCTTCTTGGCCGGGCTCTCCGCTCACATCCCGAGAAGACAGAGGAAAGCCTCCCGGAGTTTGGCTGGTTTTGAAAGAGATGGCCTCAAGCCCGGCCCCGGAAAATTCGACTCAATCATATTCTCAAGTACCTTCCGGTATACCCGGCCCATAAAGCGAGCAGGAAAAAGTCGCCAGCGGCTTCTATCGGGCCGAAGCGCATCAGCACTCTCATACAGTTGCCGCGCCCTATCTGCCTCAAATTTCATCAAGGCGAGGAGCGCCTCGCTACGCTCTCCGTTAATTATCGATTCCTCTGAAACACCAAAGCGGCGCAAATCCTCTAGCGGCAAATATATCCGGCCATCCTCGGCATCGGCCCACAAATCGCGAAGGATGTTCGTCAGCTGAAGAGCAAGCCCTAGCGTACGACCATATTCGACCCCTGCCTGAGAGTTTTCCCCAAATACTTTAAGACACGCCAAGCCAACCGCCGAGGCGACCTTGTAGCAATACCCCTTTAGTTCATCGAATGTCTCATAGCGGTTTTGATCGAGATCCATCGCCACGCCCCGGCAAACATCGAGAAGATCGTCGAGGGAAATACCATAAGCCGCAACAGCGGAAACAAGTTCACGCAAAATTGGATGCCCGTGCTCGCGCTCATTCAGATGAGCGACCGCATCCATCCAAGCATCAAGAAGGCGTTTTTTCTCTAGGGGATCACCTGGCGTATCTGCAATATCATCGACAGCCCGGCAATAACCGTAAACCGCCGATAGCGCCCGGCGGCGCTCAGGCGGCAAAGATAAAAAAGCGATATAAAAACTCGACCGGCTCGCGCGAACATACCAGCGACAATAGTCCCAATCCTTTCTAGCATTCACACTAGAGCCAAGGCGGGCCTCAAGAGATGACGTCGGCAAAATCGCCGCGAGGACACAAGCCGTTTTATCGCGTGTGGTTAGCCTGGGCGAGCCCTTCATTACGTCATATCCCGCCCTCTCAACAGACTCGATTGCTGCCAGGCCACCTCGAAAAATTGTCCTTAGCTCCCGGCTCAAAGCCCCGCCAGTTCCTTTCAACAACGGGAGCCCTTCCCCGAAAAGATCACGCACACGCCTGACCTGAAAGACCATAAGCGCTCTCAGCACCGGACCAGCAGTGTCTCCCACAAGATCTTTTTCAGAAACTCCAAAGGCCTGAAGCTCAGACTCGGGGAGGTAGACCCTGCCTCGAAGGTAATCCTCTCTTACATCCTGAAGATGGTTGGCGATTTGAAGAGCCGTGCAAATGGCGTCCGAGGCGCGAAACGACGCCTCATCCCGGATACCGTGGAGCATGAGCACAATGCGCCCAACAGGATTGGCCGACAGGCGGCAGTAATCGAGCAAATCGTCATATTCCTGATAGCGGCTTACCGTCACATCCTGGCGAAAAGCCGCTATCAAATCTCGAAATGGCTGAACAGGAAGATCGTGTGAACGAATCGTATCGCCGAGCGCGAGAAAAACATTTTTCTTCACTCGCTCTAATGAAGGCTCCATCTCAGGGCTAAAAACCTGACCATCAACTGTAGCATCGAGCGAGCGCTCCCAGTCATCCAGCCTAGCCAAACGCTCAGCGTCACTTCCCCCATCCGGCAAATCGGCGAAATCATCAGCACAGCGGGCAAAGGCATAGACGGCCGCCACATGACGTCGAATCCGAGCTGGCAAGAATTTGGAAGCTACAGGAAAATTTTCATAATGCGAGGCAGCCATCCGCTCGCATTCCCGGTAGGCATCGCCCACATTGCCGGGCATGTCAGCGTCCAAAGCAACAGAGCCCGTGTCCTTCAACATTTCGATGAGCGGCGCATCAGCTGGCAAAAAATCGAAGCCACCAAGTGCATCAGGAAGAACCCACTCATGTGCTGAGACACCATTATTCTGGGGCTCCCCTGCCAACCATCGGCACTCATAAAATTGAAGTTGAACATTTCGATCAGGATAATTGTGGGAGGTTTTCCAGCGGAGGGTGCCAATTTCAATCTCTAGGTCCAACTCTTCCCGGATTTCCCGGGCCAGCGCTTCCTCGGGGGACTCTCCTGCCTCCACCTTGCCCCCGGGAAATTCCCACTTACCCGCCATGTGAGAACCCTTGGGGCGGCGGCAAATTAAAATGCGCCCATCCCTCCGGATGACTCCGGCTACGACATCAAAACTGGATCGAGATCCCGCGACCATTCCACCTCACCGCAATTCATGAAATAGGCAGCAAGCGGCCTTGAAAAACTTCCGGCTCGGCTCGCTCTATAGCTTCCTGAAACTCCTCGGCATTCTCAAAGCGCTGCATGGGAATCGTAGTCCCCGGAAACAGGAGGTCAAGATATTCCACATCAAACGGCCAAGGTGAAATTTCAAGACAATCTCCACTAGAGGGCCTTATCTTCAATCCACATCTCGTCATGGGATGAATTTGTCCCTCTGGTGGACTGATTTCAGGAGCTCGGCAAATTAGAAGAGAGAGTGTATCGCAAGTGCGTAACAGTAATGATGCCCCCTCTTTTCCTGCTGCCTCTATATCGGAGAATTGATCGCTCAATGATTTTTGGCGGTTTAACTCGATACGGACAAACTCACTCAAGTGTTTAAGATCTTCTGGAGGCGCGCCACGTCCACCGGCCTCGGCAAGTTGCGAAAAATGAGCACTAACCAAATAACCCGAAAGTGGATGATAATTCGCACAAACGGTAATGCTTTTGGACCAAATTTCCGTTGCCTCCTCACAGGAGATCCCAAAAAAACTGTAGGGCATCTTTGTCGTTGGATCGTAACTTGGGTTCTCGTCGGTCTTACACCACCCGACATCGTGGTTGTCCACAGCGAACCATACGGCAACAGCCAGTTCAGAATTCAGGGCTGGAACTGAATCCAGTCCTATCCAATGGCGCACGAGAGAGCCTGCAGCACGCGCATGATCATGCTGGGGAATCAGGCGTATACTATCCTTCATCGGGCGGACAATCATAAAAACACCTTTTCAGACAAAAAAATCGGCTGAGAAGACACCGCATATACAGCCCAAGAGTAAGGGTACACACAAATGTATCAGGCCCTAACCCACCGGCCAAGGGGCAAGTGGGCTGAAAAGTAAGACAAGCGGAGACTTTGGGAGCGAATAGGCTCACCGCCCTTGATGAGAAGACTAAAAGAGAGGAAAATTCGTCTTTCCCGGGAAGAAGGATTCCCTTTACACCAAGCGGCTCCGTTGCCCCTCCTGGTGAAATACAAGCGTTGTGAGGATTTATTGCCTTGAGCACTAAAGCAGGCTCCATAGGACTAACCGAAACCAGGCATCACACACTCTCAGAGCCCTTCCGAACCGAATCAGGGAGGGAACTAAAGAGTGTAAATGTGGCCTATGAAACATATGGTGAGCTCAACACCACACGAGACAATGCCATTCTCATCATTCACGCCCTGACCGGAGACGCCCACGCGGCCGGGGTCAACAGCGAGGAGGATCCCAGGCCCGGATGGTGGGACCCGATGATCGGCCCCGGCAAGGGGATCGACACCGACCGCTATTTTGTTATCTGCACGAACAATCTCGGCGGATGCTCAGGAACCACCGGCCCTACATCGACAGACCCTGAAACGGGCCGCCCCTATGGCGCGAACTTTCCCGTTGTGACTGTCGAGGACACCGTCCGACTTCAGAAAATCTTTCTCAATGAACTGGGCGTGAAACGCCTTCGCACCGTTGTCGGGGGCTCGATGGCTGGGATGCAGACTCTTGAGTGGGGCCTTCGCCACAGCGATTTTTGTGACTCCGTTATCCCGGTTGCAGGAGCTGCCCGCCTAACGCCGATGGGCATCGCATGGGACAAGATCGCTCGCACGGCCATCATGGCGGATGCCGATTGGCGAGAGGGTGAATATGAGCCTGGCAGCGGCCCGGGCAAGGGACTTAGCGTCGCCCGCATGATCGCGCACATCACCTATCTTTGCGGCCCCATCATGTGGGAGAAATTCGGTCGTCGCGTGCGTGACAGGGGCCAGCTCCTTGAGGACATCACAGCCCGCTTCGAGGTGGAAAGCTATCTCGATCACCAGGGACAAAAGTTCGTCGATCGCTTCGACGCCAACTCATATATGTATCTTTCGAGGATGATGGATCTTTACGATGCATCAAGAGGCTATCCTGACCTTACAACCGCGCTTGAGCGTCTGCAGACGAAATGCCTCCTTATTTGTTTTATCTCAGACTGGCTCTTTCCGCCGCACTGCAGCATCGAGATCGCCGAGAATCTTCAAAAAATTGGGCATGAGGTAGAGCTTCACAACGT
This genomic interval carries:
- a CDS encoding Gfo/Idh/MocA family oxidoreductase: MSRNESNKPIGLAIVGCGKVGRIRGVFACDYPGVEWLGLCDIDEQLGRKLAEDTKADFFTTDYKELLARPEVNAAIIATQESEHVAPIFEAAGRGHDLFIEKPLATNARDSAQVLKAIDDAGVDAVVGYTNRFRRKFLVVKEKLRTEQLGQITSVTTRAFMNRLGPIATVVKAENRASLTPMVVSGTHSLDISMWFMEGKTPVEVYARDVDHALGASYGMTDATFGIFTFDDGTMWSMNINWALPENWPASVYTLEIGIVGTDGVITIDDTHRDLVMAGDHGQAAGYTPEVKRKVEFLASYPPGDMAFGQLWGPMREETNTWLARVHTGLETPHATAADGHRNLMLTMSMDLSAKRGEALRLPVDIADFEA
- a CDS encoding acetamidase/formamidase family protein, with product MTTHELIASPDTVHWGFYSAALSPILTIPSGDRLRVHTESGFLGAMDKVGSRASKELLAITENNRKGDGGHMLIGPIAVEGAEPGDVLEVRFVEAAPRYDWGVNIFRPLRGGLPEDFPYHHAVVVEIDVAAGFGDWGAGVKVPLDPFFGNFGVAPPVSMGEVASAPPGIWGGNLDNKELRPGATVYLPVFNEGAMFSIGDGHGCQGDGESCTSALECALSGTVELHLRKDMELSHPRAETDSHYIFMGFDPLIDNAAKSALREAISFLGQQRAMSRDDAYTLCSLAVDLHVTQIVNGVKGVHAMLPKAILA
- a CDS encoding amidase, yielding MATHELTATSETVLWGYYDASAPPVMTIASGDTLIVHTESGRADKLDELGDRASKELRNILATVKKGEGAHIMAGPVAIEGASPGDVLEIRIKDIQPRYDWGYNGFRPLGGGLPEDFPYQRAVIVEVDAEAGTGDWGAGVKVPLAPFFGNFGVAPPPAMGRVSSAPPGEWGGNFDNKEFTAGATIYIPIFNEGALFSVGDGHGCQGDGEANINGIEMGLDGTFEMIVRKDMSLKVPRAETPTHYILGGFDPILDNAAKMALRETIQFLGELRGMSPEDAYSLCSMGVDLHVTQIVNGYKGIHAMVPKSLFD
- the ilvD gene encoding dihydroxy-acid dehydratase: MNQMAESKEGLNRFSKRITQPASQAASQAMLYGAGLDEKDMDNPQVGIASMWWEGNSCNFHLNKLAELVKQSVNDGKKMVGLIFNTIGVSDGISMGTEGMKYSMQSREIIADSIETVVSAQWYDALVTLPGCDKNMPGSLIAMGRLNRPSLMVYGGTIAPGNLDGEKLDVVSAFQAYGELFSGKMEEERFKEIIRHACPSGGACGGMYTANTMSSSIETLGMSLPYSSSNPAMSEAKRKECLNVGEAIYNLLLNDIKPSDIMTKAAFENAITIIMALGGSTNAVMHLIAIAKTVYVDLDIDDFQRISDQTPYLADLKPSGKYVMEDLHDIGGVPAVQKFLLEEGFLDGSCLTVTGKTLAENLESLPGLSDGQKIISPVSSPLKKSGHLQILYGNLSPGGAVAKITGKEGERFEGPARVYDSEEDTLKGLENKEIQKGDVIVIRYEGPKGGPGMREMLTVSSAIMGAGLGNDVALITDGRFSGGTHGFVVGHVTPEAQLGGVLALLGNGDQITIDAPSRTLSVALPDDEIEARRAKWTAPPLRAKRGTLFKYARCVSSASEGCVTDE
- a CDS encoding NAD(P)-binding protein, translating into MSGEPGQEGTVVIGAGFAGASAALSLAEGGGRVCLFEAGRSPGGRARSFLDRRSGLDLDWGPHLFMKSNPALLCFLDRIGATPDLHFESSLDLVYRMVGDVAKRDVRLERLCFPEWGRSLGALWALMRWRGPSAKERVSILKGLFRLIRENSGASVESVETMLTRLGQGSAERKWFWEPFVRAVLNMPMSEGSGELFRRVVAESFSQGPSGATLGAPSIAMHPFWGARALNAIRNKGGEVRMSAPVSRIAVEGGSVNGVVLPGGEFISAARVISAVPPPALIAMLPPELLGQSPWRDLSRMQPGPIASAYIWLDSDEPGPRYEALLGEPWEWLFRPRGNGRGPGAPVALLTGGVDSIAAGPRGRLETTARETASRIFPGTAVRRVLIVRERAATWANGVDEQPFRPEAQTPVKGLILAGDWTATGFPATCEGAVRSGFKAAEVALALEGIEQIEQG